A single Vespula vulgaris chromosome 3, iyVesVulg1.1, whole genome shotgun sequence DNA region contains:
- the LOC127062743 gene encoding NADH dehydrogenase [ubiquinone] flavoprotein 2, mitochondrial, translating into MYSTSLNMLTSLRVLRTLLAPTKSRGIQTSSSHASEQLFNHRDTEYNNPNTPFEFNEANKKRIEALLKIYPEGHKRGAMIPLLDLAQRQHGWLPLSAMHKVAEILNVPRMRVYEVATFYTMFNRNPIGKYHVQICTCTPCWLRDSDSIVNAVTEAACCELGCTSEDKLFTVSEVECLGACANAPMFQVNDDYYEDLTPESAARIINALKKGERPPPGPQDSPRFAADPAGGLTSLKTPPPGPGFKIRSDL; encoded by the exons ATGTATTCAACTTCTCTAAATATGTTAACATCTCTTCGTGTACTTCGTACGCTTTTA GCTCCTACAAAGAGCAGAGGAATACAAACGTCTTCTAGCCATGCATCCGAACAGCTCTTCAAT CATAGAGATACCGAATATAATAATCCCAATACACCCTTCGAGTTTAATGAAGCAAACAAAAAACGTATTGAAGCTCTTCTAAAAATTTATCCAGAAGGTCACAAACGTGGTGCGATGATACCTCTATTGGATTTAGCTCAAAGACAACACGGTTGGCTACCACTCTCTGCTATGCATAAAGTTGCAGAGATTCTCAATGTACCACGTATGCGTGTTTACGAAGTTGCTACCTTCTATACAATGTTTAACAGAAATCCGATAGGGAAATATCATGTACAAATTTGTACTTGTACTCCATGCTGGTTGCGAGATTCAGATTCTATAGTAAATGCAGTAACCGAAGCTGCATGTTGCGAACTTGGTTGCACTTctgaagataaattatttactgTATCGGAAGTAGAATGTTTAGGAGCATGCGCCAATGCACCAATGTTCCAAGTTAATGACGATTATTAT gAAGATTTGACTCCTGAGAGTGCGGCAAGAATAATTAATGCGTTAAAGAAAGGTGAAAGACCACCGCCTGGTCCTCAAGATTCGCCTAGATTTGCTGCAGATCCAGCTGGTGGATTAACATCCTTGAAAACTCCACCTCCAGGACCAGGATTTAAGATCAGATCagatctataa
- the LOC127062708 gene encoding mismatch repair endonuclease PMS2 encodes MYEPIATTEKSQKIEAINKETIHRICSGQVVIDLSIAVKELVENSLDSGATIVDVKLTDYGKTCITVSDNGSGVEEQDFEGLGLKHYTSKLREFSDLTEVNTFGFRGEALSSLCALGDLSIVTRHLINEHGFKLEFDRNGLLKKKEICAREKGTSVHVKNIFKNLPVRAKEFHRNIKKEYTRTIQILYSYCLVSVNAKITCTNTISGKSSNLIVSTANADSVLKNIIAVFGKKSVDSLIQIELQPPDETTLEEYNLPNNSKIDFDWECYVSSCDHTCGRSSPDRQFFYVNGRPCDLTKINKLINHIYHKYNNKQYPFIFLNLKLNQECADVNVTPDKRTILFTQEKIILASIKFNLIKKWESMQGNFTVKALTELNFGFKRIASNTYDDPPAKRIQIFHRSENVKKKDEKETHVKTNNAFEENNEVVEKLLNIEIPINIEKVKEKFYEKKNASKNDDIKKGKLKYKVRIEADQNNEAEKELQRELTKESFTKMEIIGQFNLGFIIALLENDLFIIDQHATDEKFRFEKLSNETKLKTQKLIIPKPLNLSSLNETILIEQREIFESNGFEFKINTEDNVGQRVELIGMPVSGGWQFGQGDIEELIFLIKEGVIENKVSSEIPRPSRVRQMLASRACRSAVMIGTALNNTEMQKLMIQMSQMKNPWNCPHGRPTIRHLFSLFLMNR; translated from the exons ATGTATGAACCAATTGCAACAACAGAAAAATCACAAAAGATCGAAGcgataaacaaagaaacaatacATCGTATTTGTTCTGGACAG GTAGTGATCGATCTCTCAATTGCTGTAAAAGAATTAGTTGAAAATAGCTTAGACAGTGGAGCTACAATTGTTGATGTAAAATTAACAGATTATGGAAAAACATGTATAACTGTCTCAGACAATGGAAGTGGAGTTGAAGAACAAGATTTTGAAGGATTAG GTTTAAAACATTATACGTCTAAACTCCGTGAATTTTCGGACTTAACAGAAGTAAATACATTTGGATTTCGTGGAGAAGCTCTAAGTTCATTATGTGCATTAGGTGATCTAAGTATCGTAACCAGGCATTTGATCAATGAACACGGGTTTAAGTTAGAATTTGATAGGAatggtttattaaaaaagaaagaaatatgtgctagagaaaaaggaacatcagttcatgtaaaaaatatatttaaaaatcttccAGTAAGAGCAAAAgaatttcatagaaatataaaaaaggaatatacaCGTactattcaaatattatacagtTACTGTCTAGTTTCCGTTAATGCAAAAATAACATGTACGAATACAATCTCTGGAAAATCTTCTAATCTTATCGTAAGCACGGCAAATGCGGATAGcgttcttaaaaatattattgctgTCTTTGGTAAAAAATCTGTTGATAGTTTGATCCAAATTGAATTACAACCGCCTGATGAAACAACTCTGGAAGAATACAATCTACCGAATAATTCTAAGATAGACTTTGATTGGGAATGTTATGTTAGCAGCTGTGATCATACCTGTGGTCGTTCTAGTCCTGatagacaatttttttatgtaaacgGACGACCTTGTGatcttacaaaaataaataaactaattaaccacatatatcataaatataacaataaacaatatccttttatatttttgaatttaaaattaaatcaagAATGCGCCGATGTTAATGTTACACCAGACAAAAGAACTATTTTGTTcacacaagaaaaaataattttagcctctattaaatttaatctgaTAAAAAAATGGGAATCCATGCAAGGAAATTTTACTGTAAAAGCATTGACAGAATTAAATTTTGGATTCAAAAGAATAGCGTCTAATACTTACGACGATCCACCAgcaaaaagaatacaaatttttcatagatctgaaaatgttaaaaaaaaagatgaaaaagaaacgcacgtaaaaacaaataatgcttttgaagaaaacaatgaagttgtagaaaaattattaaacattgaGATACCTATcaatatagaaaaagtaaaagaaaaattttatgaaaaaaagaatgcatCTAAGaatgatgatattaaaaaaggaaaattgaaGTACAAAGTACGAATAGAAGCTGATCAGAATAACGAAGCTGAGAAAGAACTACAAAGAGAACTTACCAAAGAATCATTTACAAAg ATGGAGATTATAGGACAATTCAATTTAGGTTTTATTATAGCTCTGTTAGAAAATGATCTTTTCATAATTGATCAGCATGCAACAGACGAAAAGTttcgttttgaaaaattaagtaATGAGACGAAACTGAAAAcacagaaattaattattcctaAACCTTTAAATCTTTCATCTTTAAATGAAACTATTCTCATAGAACAAcgagaaatattcgaaagtaatggtttcgaatttaaaataaataccgAAG ataacGTCGGACAACGCGTAGAATTAATCGGAATGCCAGTTAGTGGTGGCTGGCAATTTGGACAAGGAGATAtagaagaattaatttttttgatcaAAGAAGgagtgatagaaaataaagtttcttCGGAAATCCCTCGTCCAAGTCGAGTTCGGCAAATGTTAGCGTCAAGAGCATGTCGTAGCGCAGTTATGATCGGTACTGCGTTAAATAATACAGAAATGCAGAAATTAATGATACAAATGAGTCAAATGAAAAATCCTTGGAATTGTCCACATGGTAGACCTACAATACGacatctattttctttatttttaatgaatagaTAG